The Humulus lupulus chromosome 3, drHumLupu1.1, whole genome shotgun sequence genome window below encodes:
- the LOC133825176 gene encoding uncharacterized protein LOC133825176 translates to MYNYVKFLKDILTKKKRLGEFKTVALKKCCSTMLKNNIPPKLKDLGSFTIPISIGGRDVGKALCNLGASINFMPMSILKKLGIGEARPITVTLQLADRSTVYPEGEIEDVLVQVDKFISPAYLIILDYEKDREVPIILGRPFLITRNTLIDVRK, encoded by the coding sequence ATGTACAACTATGTTAAGTTTTTGAAAGACATCTTGACAAAGAAGAAGAGACTTGGAGAATTCAAAACAGTGGCATTGAAAAAATGTTGTAGCACAATGTTGAAGAATAATATTCCACCTAAATTAAAAGATCTGGGTAGCTTCACAATTCCAATTTCTATTGGGGGGCGAGATGTCGGTAAAGCTCTTTGTAATTTAGGAGCTAGTATTAATTTTATGCCTATGTCCATTTTGAAGAAGTTGGGAATTGGCGAGGCGAGGCCAATTACAGTCACATTGCAATTAGCTGACCGTTCTACGGTGTATCCAGAGGGAGAGATTGAAGATGTCCTAGTACAAGTGGACAAGTTCATTTCTCCAGCATATCTTATTATTCTAGACTATGAGAAAGATAGGGAGGTTCCAATCATCTTGGGGAGACCATTCCTTATCACCAGAAATACTTTGATAGATGTTAGAAAATGA